The Fluviispira vulneris genome includes a region encoding these proteins:
- the dnaX gene encoding DNA polymerase III subunit gamma/tau produces MRLDNNSQNHITPQHEEKNYIVLARRTRPQSFSELVGQEDVSKAIEGMLSNKKVPHAFLFTGTRGTGKTSSARILAKSLCCEKGPTHSPCQTCIHCTQITACAHDDVLEIDGASNTGIDNIRELREATRFYPNSARYKVFIIDEVHMLSTGAFNALLKTLEEPPPQVVFILATTELHKVPITVRSRCMIFSFKKIDPEVIAEHLKGILHKENIQFEDDALKMIAREAKGSLRDSLSLLEQIIAICDHTFISTEQTKKGLCLQGEEIAERIFTAICAQETGQAIELLQQADTASLDIATLIENTAQLFRNSMLIKSLNDKERTIRLTQLLPKEYDTLKMTADKLSIASLSEIFRLLSSSVKEIARSNAGLAWAEIIVTDCIARAEWLSAAEIMSLIRNGGGQNVPLPLHSAAQKPIIMSPEKPVPKEEMKVTGPSLQNQNPSNVKANSIDLEAFKNLVMHAEKRSKTLATRLGFAKIDIFTAKTVQFSDSPENSTYLSFNESDLIHFWESIREIGFQDAEFKGTFTPKAPQIRKIPLKDQQSLQNNLKSPSERQTHSLKAPKNQQNVALHFQKYNENISINTKTESKQLTKKAISLSEIKTHEKSQDFLQRERAILEKEHIQQLKKLATEIQITSLE; encoded by the coding sequence ATGCGCTTAGACAACAACTCCCAAAACCATATTACCCCTCAGCATGAGGAAAAAAATTATATTGTTTTGGCACGACGCACACGCCCCCAAAGTTTTTCAGAACTCGTGGGCCAAGAAGATGTCTCCAAAGCCATCGAAGGAATGCTTTCCAATAAAAAAGTTCCCCACGCTTTTCTTTTTACAGGCACAAGAGGAACAGGAAAAACCTCAAGTGCACGTATCTTGGCAAAATCACTCTGCTGCGAAAAAGGTCCAACACATTCTCCTTGCCAAACTTGTATCCATTGCACACAAATCACAGCTTGCGCCCACGATGACGTACTGGAAATTGATGGAGCCTCGAACACGGGCATTGACAATATCCGAGAATTACGTGAAGCAACCCGTTTTTATCCAAATTCAGCACGTTATAAAGTTTTTATAATTGATGAAGTTCATATGCTTAGCACAGGGGCATTCAATGCCTTACTGAAAACTCTTGAAGAGCCCCCCCCCCAAGTTGTATTTATTTTAGCCACAACAGAACTACACAAAGTTCCAATCACAGTGCGCTCTCGCTGCATGATTTTTTCCTTTAAAAAAATTGATCCAGAAGTGATCGCCGAGCATTTAAAAGGCATTTTGCATAAAGAAAATATTCAATTTGAAGATGATGCCCTGAAAATGATTGCACGCGAAGCAAAAGGTTCTCTGCGAGATTCTCTCAGTCTTCTCGAACAGATCATTGCAATTTGCGACCATACATTTATTTCAACTGAACAAACCAAAAAAGGACTTTGCTTACAGGGAGAAGAAATTGCTGAAAGAATATTCACAGCTATTTGTGCTCAAGAAACGGGCCAAGCAATTGAGCTCTTGCAGCAAGCAGATACCGCAAGCCTAGATATCGCAACGCTTATAGAAAATACAGCCCAGCTCTTCCGCAATAGCATGCTAATAAAGAGCCTAAATGATAAAGAAAGAACCATTCGTCTCACACAGCTCTTACCTAAAGAATATGATACATTAAAAATGACAGCAGATAAGCTGTCCATAGCAAGCTTAAGTGAAATATTCAGACTGCTTTCAAGCTCTGTAAAAGAAATTGCTCGCAGCAATGCAGGACTTGCGTGGGCAGAAATTATAGTCACAGATTGTATTGCCCGCGCAGAATGGCTTTCAGCAGCAGAAATCATGTCACTCATACGCAATGGAGGAGGACAGAACGTTCCTCTCCCATTACACAGTGCTGCACAAAAACCAATTATAATGAGTCCCGAAAAGCCGGTACCTAAAGAAGAAATGAAAGTAACAGGTCCTTCTCTACAAAACCAAAACCCTAGCAATGTAAAAGCAAATTCTATTGATTTAGAAGCATTTAAAAATCTCGTAATGCACGCTGAAAAAAGAAGCAAAACCTTAGCCACACGCTTGGGATTTGCAAAAATTGATATTTTTACTGCTAAAACAGTCCAATTTTCAGATTCACCAGAAAACTCAACCTACCTTTCTTTTAATGAATCTGATTTAATTCATTTTTGGGAAAGCATACGAGAAATTGGTTTCCAAGATGCTGAATTTAAAGGAACATTTACGCCTAAGGCACCTCAAATAAGAAAAATTCCACTGAAAGACCAACAATCCCTGCAAAACAATTTAAAAAGTCCATCCGAAAGACAAACCCATTCACTCAAGGCACCCAAAAATCAACAAAACGTAGCACTACATTTTCAAAAATATAATGAAAATATAAGTATAAATACAAAAACAGAAAGCAAACAGCTAACAAAAAAGGCTATATCTCTCTCAGAAATTAAAACCCATGAAAAAAGCCAAGATTTTCTACAAAGAGAGAGAGCTATTCTTGAAAAAGAACATATTCAACAACTTAAAAAACTTGCGACGGAGATTCAAATCACTTCACTCGAATAA
- a CDS encoding hemolysin family protein, with amino-acid sequence MESLLIGLLIVFISLSLSAFFSMTETAATSISNLKAKHMYESGQKSSQILKLWLNTPNRVLAALLIGNNLANIFASVFVDDIIREHFGSSSIFVVTAVMTIIIVLFAEIIPKTFAKANAVKIVVPALKVFKIFYLLLLPVTLLMTFVSNYIGSLFSRKNKLSNDPQITEEELEFLINVGEKEGVIAEQKHDMLSGIFELGDTVVREIMVHRIDLTAVSQSMKIVDVIDKFKETGLSRIPVYEDKIDNIIGTIHAKDALFFLKKHQHEASRLDANVSEIRREVMFIPETKAVDHLFQEMKRHKQHMAIVLDEYGGTSGIVTMEDIFEEIFGEVRDEFDNEEDAIRPTQVANQFLVECKIHIDDFCDFFDIKVADLIKGNDNQEFDTLAGLILHHFGQIPKSGDKLTINNVIMEVVEVSKRRVRRVVVRMSNA; translated from the coding sequence TTGGAATCATTGTTGATTGGTCTCTTGATTGTATTTATCAGTTTAAGTCTTTCTGCATTTTTTTCTATGACAGAAACAGCTGCGACAAGTATTTCTAACTTAAAAGCAAAGCACATGTATGAATCTGGGCAGAAATCATCCCAGATTTTAAAGCTGTGGTTAAACACTCCAAATCGAGTTTTAGCTGCCCTTTTAATTGGTAACAATCTAGCAAATATTTTTGCTTCCGTCTTTGTCGATGATATTATCCGTGAACATTTTGGCTCATCGTCTATTTTTGTAGTCACTGCAGTCATGACAATAATTATTGTTTTATTTGCAGAAATTATTCCAAAAACTTTTGCTAAAGCCAATGCAGTAAAGATAGTCGTTCCAGCTTTGAAAGTTTTTAAAATATTTTATCTTTTGTTACTTCCTGTTACTTTACTGATGACTTTTGTGAGCAATTATATCGGGTCATTATTTTCACGTAAAAATAAATTATCAAATGATCCACAAATTACAGAAGAAGAACTCGAATTTTTAATAAATGTTGGTGAAAAAGAAGGTGTCATAGCTGAACAGAAGCATGATATGTTATCTGGTATTTTTGAGCTAGGTGACACTGTGGTGCGTGAGATTATGGTTCATCGAATAGATTTAACAGCAGTTTCCCAATCTATGAAAATTGTCGATGTGATCGATAAATTTAAAGAAACGGGGCTTTCTCGTATTCCAGTGTATGAAGACAAAATTGACAATATTATTGGAACAATTCATGCTAAAGATGCGCTTTTTTTCTTAAAAAAGCATCAGCATGAAGCATCGCGACTCGATGCAAATGTATCCGAAATTCGCCGTGAAGTGATGTTTATACCTGAAACAAAAGCAGTCGATCATCTTTTTCAAGAAATGAAAAGACATAAACAACATATGGCTATTGTGCTAGATGAATATGGTGGCACGAGCGGCATTGTAACAATGGAAGATATTTTTGAAGAAATATTTGGAGAAGTAAGAGATGAATTTGACAATGAAGAAGATGCAATTAGGCCCACACAAGTAGCCAATCAATTTCTAGTAGAATGTAAAATTCATATCGATGACTTCTGTGATTTTTTTGATATAAAAGTTGCAGACCTAATTAAGGGTAACGATAACCAAGAATTTGATACTTTAGCTGGGCTTATTTTACATCATTTTGGACAAATTCCAAAATCTGGTGATAAATTAACAATTAATAATGTGATAATGGAAGTTGTTGAGGTCAGCAAAAGAAGAGTACGCCGAGTCGTTGTGCGAATGAGCAATGCTTAA